The Pelagibacterium halotolerans B2 genome has a segment encoding these proteins:
- a CDS encoding aminopeptidase: MSDSRSNAPVNEEKLDKLAQVAIHTGLGLEAGQDLLITAPLSALPLVRKITEHAYKAGAGLVTTLYSDEEATLARYKYANDDAFDHAADWLYEGMARAFGSNTARLAISGDNPMMLAEQDPEKVSRANRANSKAYKPAIKKITGFEINWNIVSYPNPKWAKLVFPDLGEDEAVAKLADAIFAASRVDQADPVAAWKQHNAEIHARRDWLNEMKFRDLHFTAPGTDLVVGLADDHEWAGGASLAKNGITCNPNIPTEEVFTTPHARRVNGVVRSTKPLSHNGSVIEDIEMVFKDGVAVEVRASKGENVWNKVLDTDEGGRRLGEVALVPHSSPISQSGVLFYNTLFDENAACHIAMGQCYTECFVDGDKLTEDEVTEKGGNSSLIHIDWMIGSGEMDIDGITQDGERVPVFRKGEWAN, translated from the coding sequence ATGTCCGACTCGCGTTCCAACGCTCCCGTCAATGAGGAAAAGCTCGACAAGCTCGCCCAGGTCGCCATTCACACCGGCCTCGGGCTCGAAGCCGGTCAGGATCTGCTCATCACCGCCCCGCTATCGGCCCTGCCGCTCGTTCGCAAGATCACCGAGCACGCCTACAAGGCCGGCGCCGGTCTCGTGACCACCCTCTATTCGGACGAGGAAGCCACCCTCGCCCGCTACAAGTACGCCAATGACGATGCCTTCGATCACGCTGCCGACTGGCTCTATGAAGGCATGGCCAGGGCCTTTGGCTCCAATACGGCCCGCCTTGCCATTTCCGGCGACAACCCCATGATGCTGGCCGAGCAGGATCCCGAAAAGGTCTCCCGCGCCAACCGCGCCAATTCAAAGGCTTACAAGCCCGCCATCAAGAAGATCACGGGCTTTGAGATCAACTGGAACATCGTTTCCTACCCCAATCCCAAATGGGCCAAGCTGGTCTTCCCCGACCTCGGTGAGGACGAAGCGGTCGCCAAGCTTGCCGATGCCATTTTTGCCGCGTCCCGGGTCGATCAGGCCGACCCCGTCGCCGCCTGGAAACAGCACAACGCTGAAATCCACGCCCGCCGCGACTGGCTCAACGAAATGAAATTCCGCGACCTGCACTTTACCGCGCCCGGCACCGATCTCGTCGTCGGCCTTGCCGACGATCACGAATGGGCCGGCGGCGCCTCCCTCGCCAAGAACGGCATCACCTGCAACCCAAACATCCCGACCGAAGAGGTTTTCACTACCCCGCACGCCCGCCGCGTCAACGGCGTCGTCCGCTCCACCAAGCCGCTCTCGCACAATGGCTCGGTGATCGAGGACATCGAAATGGTCTTCAAGGATGGCGTTGCCGTCGAAGTGCGCGCCTCCAAGGGCGAAAACGTCTGGAACAAGGTTCTCGACACCGACGAGGGCGGCCGCCGTCTGGGCGAAGTGGCGCTCGTGCCGCACTCCTCGCCGATCAGCCAGTCGGGGGTTCTGTTCTACAACACGCTATTCGACGAAAACGCCGCCTGCCACATCGCCATGGGCCAGTGCTACACCGAATGCTTCGTGGATGGCGACAAGCTGACCGAAGACGAGGTCACCGAAAAGGGCGGCAATTCGAGCCTCATCCACATCGACTGGATGATCGGATCGGGCGAAATGGATATCGACGGCATCACCCAGGACGGCGAACGCGTCCCCGTCTTCCGCAAGGGCGAATGGGCCAACTGA
- a CDS encoding Spy/CpxP family protein refolding chaperone: MKNLTRTAIITIAAASIGAASLAPALAQPFGGARDNGVQQIHGDSARSFRPGGEGPMSHFRRGPGFGQGGGLVEMFLSERGAEAIDIAAVRLTHLLELTDDQMALLEDLRLAALDAVEDVQAAHDEIAPVAEDEATEPDLVARFAGMVAMTTARAEALETLQPTFEAFVGSLDETQLEKLTPQRPGGPRVAPPAPATDAAPETPQAEG, encoded by the coding sequence ATGAAGAACCTGACGCGCACAGCGATCATAACCATCGCCGCCGCCTCGATCGGCGCAGCCTCGCTGGCCCCGGCCCTGGCCCAGCCTTTCGGCGGTGCTCGCGACAATGGCGTCCAGCAAATTCACGGCGATAGCGCACGCAGCTTTCGCCCCGGCGGTGAGGGACCGATGAGCCATTTCCGCCGTGGCCCCGGCTTCGGCCAGGGTGGAGGATTGGTTGAAATGTTCCTCTCCGAGCGCGGCGCCGAGGCCATCGACATCGCCGCTGTCCGCCTCACCCATCTGCTTGAATTGACCGACGACCAGATGGCACTGCTCGAGGACCTGCGCCTGGCCGCCCTCGATGCCGTCGAAGACGTTCAGGCTGCCCACGACGAAATCGCTCCGGTCGCCGAGGATGAAGCGACCGAGCCCGATCTGGTCGCTCGCTTCGCGGGCATGGTCGCCATGACCACCGCCCGCGCCGAAGCTCTCGAAACGCTTCAACCGACATTTGAAGCGTTCGTCGGCAGCCTTGACGAGACCCAGCTCGAAAAACTGACGCCGCAGCGCCCAGGCGGCCCGCGAGTCGCGCCCCCGGCCCCTGCGACCGATGCGGCGCCCGAAACCCCTCAAGCCGAGGGCTAA
- a CDS encoding energy-coupling factor transporter transmembrane component T family protein translates to MTVFYERFSGAPLGRLNPLTVFAVCVIFFVGIATSFDPMFQISVVGVVLLVLVGIQRVPVLLVLALMVPFILFGMGFVTTNLLFRQDSDFAMHIAGGDNGGAALSAGLTLSLRALAIGTISILFALSVDPGAFVRALIAYLKFPARLGYALFVAMQLVPDLLAEAAQMRMARAMRAGRPVRRIPGPREMAALAVPLLAFAVRRAGRSAIAMEARGFGATPARTMVGVPGFSWADPAFLIAGSGVLVVLRLV, encoded by the coding sequence ATGACTGTGTTCTATGAAAGGTTTTCAGGCGCACCGCTGGGGCGGCTCAATCCGCTGACGGTGTTTGCAGTCTGTGTGATTTTCTTTGTCGGCATCGCGACGTCGTTCGATCCGATGTTCCAGATTTCGGTGGTCGGCGTTGTCCTATTGGTGCTTGTCGGTATTCAGCGGGTGCCCGTCCTGCTTGTTTTGGCATTGATGGTGCCGTTCATTCTCTTCGGCATGGGATTTGTCACGACCAATCTGCTGTTTCGCCAGGACAGTGATTTTGCCATGCATATCGCGGGCGGGGATAATGGCGGTGCGGCGCTCTCGGCAGGGCTGACCTTGAGCCTGCGGGCATTGGCGATCGGGACGATTTCGATCCTTTTTGCGCTCAGCGTCGATCCGGGAGCGTTCGTGCGGGCGTTGATCGCCTATCTCAAATTTCCCGCGCGGCTTGGCTATGCGCTGTTCGTGGCCATGCAATTGGTGCCGGACCTTTTGGCCGAAGCGGCGCAGATGCGCATGGCGCGGGCGATGCGGGCGGGTCGGCCCGTGCGGCGTATTCCTGGGCCACGCGAGATGGCGGCGCTGGCCGTGCCGTTGCTGGCTTTTGCCGTCCGGCGCGCCGGGCGGTCGGCCATTGCCATGGAGGCACGGGGGTTTGGGGCGACCCCGGCACGCACCATGGTGGGCGTGCCGGGGTTTTCGTGGGCCGACCCGGCGTTCCTGATCGCCGGGTCGGGTGTTCTGGTGGTGTTGCGGCTCGTTTAG
- a CDS encoding ABC transporter ATP-binding protein, with protein sequence MSLAQWEGVSIRYPFATSDAVGPVDIAIGHGERVLVLGPSGSGKSLLMLALTGLIPNAVPASVAGRIKLNGADVASRSAAQWADTVAQYFQNADETLCGMRVGEEIAFALENRGMEPASIAARVADVLDRLGLPQEWQGRRSSALSGGERQLVALASVLAQATPILIADEPTSHLSPSATAKAHGLLSDRSAFEAVVVIDHRLEGLIDAIDRVVVLGENGSVLADMPPGPLFRERGTNLLGAGIWRPAFSALDDMLGAVGLASEQAPLSFSDVLAPFEPGVGNDAAIAAACVVAQRYIEQRISVPSAGGKVVASLRQADCAPPMGRAVLKDINLDIGEGEIVGLIGPNGAGKTTLAASLAGVLRLRAGHREGPMAGIAFQNPEAQLVAASVREEILGAIDGGGDCQAVLERWGLAGFAERHPFELSFGQKRRLALASLDARGHWSFVVFDEPFSGLDAAGAAMVAEHLSELKKNGKGVVLVSHDMDMVVRLCDRVAVIADGGILAEGRPLDILGDTAVTETAGLARPSFAPVIDWLNRVEMASRVPAAG encoded by the coding sequence ATGAGCCTGGCGCAATGGGAGGGGGTATCGATCCGGTATCCCTTCGCCACCAGCGATGCGGTTGGTCCCGTCGATATCGCCATCGGGCATGGTGAAAGAGTTCTTGTGCTCGGGCCATCTGGGTCGGGCAAGTCCTTGCTCATGCTTGCGCTGACCGGGCTGATCCCGAATGCCGTTCCGGCGAGCGTTGCGGGGCGGATCAAACTGAATGGTGCTGACGTGGCCAGCCGCAGCGCGGCGCAATGGGCCGATACCGTGGCGCAATATTTCCAGAATGCCGATGAAACATTGTGTGGCATGCGGGTGGGCGAGGAAATTGCGTTCGCGTTGGAAAACCGGGGGATGGAGCCGGCAAGCATTGCGGCGCGAGTGGCTGACGTTCTCGACAGGCTCGGGCTGCCGCAGGAATGGCAGGGCCGGCGCAGTTCGGCGCTGTCCGGCGGTGAGCGCCAGCTTGTCGCGCTGGCTTCGGTGCTGGCGCAGGCAACGCCGATCCTGATTGCCGACGAGCCAACCTCGCATTTGAGTCCGTCGGCTACGGCCAAGGCGCATGGTCTGTTGTCGGACAGGAGCGCGTTTGAAGCCGTGGTGGTGATCGACCATCGGCTGGAAGGGTTGATCGACGCTATCGATCGGGTCGTGGTGCTTGGCGAAAACGGATCGGTGCTGGCCGATATGCCGCCGGGGCCGTTGTTTCGCGAGCGCGGAACGAATCTCTTGGGCGCAGGTATCTGGCGGCCCGCTTTTTCCGCGCTCGACGACATGCTCGGTGCGGTCGGACTTGCCTCCGAGCAGGCTCCGCTTTCCTTTTCGGATGTGCTTGCACCATTCGAGCCCGGTGTCGGCAATGATGCGGCCATAGCGGCGGCCTGCGTCGTTGCGCAGCGATACATAGAGCAGCGCATCAGCGTTCCCTCGGCGGGCGGCAAGGTTGTTGCGTCCCTCAGGCAGGCCGATTGCGCCCCGCCAATGGGGCGCGCTGTTCTCAAGGACATAAATCTCGACATCGGCGAGGGGGAGATTGTGGGGCTGATCGGACCTAATGGGGCGGGCAAGACGACACTGGCGGCGAGCCTGGCCGGTGTGCTGCGGTTGCGCGCGGGGCATCGGGAGGGGCCAATGGCAGGCATCGCCTTCCAGAACCCGGAGGCCCAGCTTGTGGCGGCGAGCGTCCGGGAGGAAATCCTGGGGGCAATAGACGGGGGCGGGGATTGCCAGGCTGTGCTGGAGCGGTGGGGGCTTGCCGGGTTTGCAGAGCGGCATCCGTTCGAACTCTCGTTCGGACAGAAGCGCCGGCTGGCACTTGCGAGTCTGGATGCAAGGGGGCATTGGTCGTTCGTGGTTTTTGATGAACCATTTTCGGGACTGGACGCCGCGGGCGCGGCGATGGTGGCAGAGCATCTTTCTGAGTTGAAGAAAAACGGGAAAGGCGTGGTGCTCGTTTCGCACGACATGGACATGGTGGTGCGGCTTTGCGACCGGGTCGCTGTGATCGCCGATGGCGGGATACTCGCCGAAGGCAGACCCCTGGACATTCTGGGCGATACCGCCGTGACAGAAACGGCGGGGCTTGCGCGGCCGAGTTTTGCGCCGGTGATCGATTGGCTGAATCGCGTCGAGATGGCGTCGCGCGTCCCGGCGGCGGGGTGA
- a CDS encoding ECF transporter S component has translation MSDFASQSWRWTLRETLVVAVFGAAFAVLYLAWVQVWLVSQAAFGPVTMDVFMGFWFSASIVAAAVIRKPGVALMAEVLAAGIEILLGSPAGLGLLIAAMVQGLGAELVFAALGWKHYRLPVLIAAGMGASVTSFIYNWFLFDYGALEPWLVGAMFVIRLISGAVLAGVLGHLIVEALYRTGVLRGLRIDIERRGVGFEPQAAQ, from the coding sequence ATGTCCGATTTCGCTTCGCAATCGTGGCGCTGGACGCTGCGCGAGACCCTTGTCGTTGCCGTTTTCGGCGCCGCGTTTGCCGTGCTCTACCTGGCCTGGGTTCAGGTCTGGCTGGTCAGCCAGGCGGCGTTCGGGCCGGTGACGATGGACGTTTTCATGGGGTTCTGGTTTTCGGCATCCATCGTTGCCGCCGCCGTCATCCGCAAACCCGGTGTTGCCCTGATGGCCGAGGTGCTGGCGGCAGGGATTGAAATCCTGCTCGGCAGTCCCGCGGGGCTGGGGTTGCTCATCGCGGCGATGGTGCAGGGCCTTGGGGCGGAACTGGTTTTTGCGGCGCTGGGCTGGAAGCATTACCGGCTGCCGGTGTTGATCGCCGCGGGGATGGGCGCCTCGGTGACGAGCTTCATATATAACTGGTTCCTGTTCGATTACGGTGCCCTCGAGCCCTGGCTGGTCGGTGCGATGTTTGTCATCCGGCTTATCAGCGGGGCTGTGCTGGCGGGTGTTCTCGGGCATCTGATTGTCGAGGCTCTCTATAGGACCGGCGTGCTCAGGGGGCTGCGGATCGATATCGAGCGCCGCGGCGTCGGGTTTGAGCCGCAGGCAGCCCAATGA
- a CDS encoding YkoF family thiamine/hydroxymethylpyrimidine-binding protein, protein MKCGAQLSLYVMADDFVRVILSSLDAIAPYRDHLRIETDDISTLVVGPPELIFPTMRELFVAAARSGHHVAMHATISRGCPGEPDMDICEPEQPSAFDEDLEKRKRRAARAVTDAPSTGQRVAVQFSLYPLGPADYMDEIYGCIDFLKASPVFDRAKNYCTRLAGDAGPVFEALSQAWLSFGDPNAHVAIDLTASANSPSPDAAA, encoded by the coding sequence ATGAAGTGCGGCGCACAACTCTCCCTTTATGTCATGGCGGACGATTTCGTTCGCGTAATTCTGTCCTCTCTCGACGCAATTGCGCCCTATAGGGACCACTTGCGCATAGAGACCGACGATATCTCGACGCTTGTCGTCGGTCCGCCAGAGTTGATTTTTCCAACCATGCGCGAATTGTTCGTTGCGGCAGCGCGGAGCGGGCATCACGTAGCAATGCATGCTACGATCTCTCGCGGATGTCCGGGGGAACCGGACATGGATATCTGCGAGCCCGAACAGCCGTCTGCGTTCGACGAAGACCTTGAAAAGCGTAAGAGGCGTGCGGCGCGAGCCGTGACCGATGCGCCATCGACCGGCCAGAGGGTTGCCGTGCAATTTTCGCTCTATCCGCTCGGCCCGGCCGATTACATGGACGAAATCTACGGCTGCATCGATTTCCTGAAAGCCTCGCCGGTGTTCGACAGGGCGAAGAACTACTGCACGAGGCTGGCCGGCGATGCCGGGCCGGTCTTTGAGGCTCTTTCGCAAGCCTGGCTCAGCTTTGGCGATCCGAACGCGCATGTCGCGATCGATCTGACCGCTTCGGCCAACAGCCCGTCTCCGGACGCCGCTGCGTGA
- a CDS encoding DUF1176 domain-containing protein codes for MAQQEAVSEDDAFARFSQSFPELCYGLEDSVAAEYYPNERWDLSWETEYSDAPQTATLHRFFCGSGAYNVNHMYYLETEYEGLVPVAFATPQFDVVYENDDFEGAVLDMPMTGYGTQLLLTNSEFDSETKTITSHALWRGLGDAFSAGTWTFDEGQFVLIRYQVDAQYDGEANPETLVSFK; via the coding sequence TTGGCGCAGCAGGAAGCCGTAAGCGAAGACGACGCCTTTGCGCGTTTTTCACAGAGCTTTCCCGAACTGTGCTACGGGCTCGAAGACTCTGTCGCCGCGGAATATTACCCGAACGAGCGTTGGGATCTGAGCTGGGAAACCGAATATTCGGACGCTCCACAGACCGCCACGCTCCATAGATTCTTCTGTGGTTCTGGCGCTTACAACGTCAACCACATGTACTATCTCGAAACCGAGTACGAGGGCTTGGTGCCGGTGGCCTTTGCCACTCCCCAGTTCGACGTCGTCTATGAAAATGATGATTTCGAAGGCGCGGTCCTCGATATGCCGATGACGGGTTACGGCACCCAGTTGTTGCTCACCAATTCCGAATTCGACTCCGAGACAAAAACAATCACCAGCCACGCCCTGTGGCGCGGTCTTGGCGACGCCTTTTCAGCGGGAACCTGGACCTTCGATGAGGGTCAGTTCGTACTTATCCGCTACCAAGTCGATGCGCAGTATGATGGTGAAGCCAATCCCGAAACGCTGGTGAGCTTCAAATAG
- a CDS encoding DUF1801 domain-containing protein gives MSGLKTRPTDQKVSQFIDAVEPDQKRQDCWTMVEMMREITGSEPVMWGSSIVGFGTYTYVNTTKKPADWPITGFSPRKANLTLYVMPGFSQYDALMEKLGKHSTGVSCLYVKKLADIDLGILKELIRRSVEQMRATYPTR, from the coding sequence ATGTCAGGTCTCAAGACTCGCCCGACCGACCAGAAGGTCTCCCAATTCATCGACGCGGTCGAACCTGATCAAAAGCGGCAAGACTGCTGGACCATGGTCGAGATGATGCGCGAGATAACTGGCTCCGAGCCCGTCATGTGGGGCTCCTCGATTGTCGGGTTCGGAACCTACACATATGTCAACACGACCAAGAAACCCGCAGATTGGCCGATCACAGGTTTTTCACCCCGCAAGGCAAATCTCACGCTTTATGTGATGCCGGGTTTTTCGCAATACGATGCTCTCATGGAGAAGCTGGGCAAGCACTCGACCGGCGTTTCGTGCCTTTACGTAAAGAAGCTGGCCGATATCGATCTTGGCATTCTCAAAGAGCTCATTCGCCGATCGGTCGAACAGATGCGGGCGACCTATCCCACCAGATAA
- a CDS encoding AMP nucleosidase, which yields MKLITPPTIPLKSFSDPVKAWEYVCEIYDRNTGFIRDHLLNLTKGQVPPGKVRAHYPKVQVLSTSFQQQANSRLAYGFLHSPGLYQTTLTQPALFHKYLIENFSLILKNHGGKIEVGESETPIPLHFAVDPKERVEGDTLLDIGVPLRDLFDVPDLAHMDDEIANGTFIPPSGGPYPLAAFTGPRVDYSLHRLNHYTGTVPDHFQNFVIFTNYQFYIEEFTRLAHQWMSEGHEFYESFVEPGNVITTNSRLGGGTDGTLPARQPQMPAYHLTAPNGRGITMINIGVGPSNAKTATDHIAVLRPHAWLMLGHCAGLRNSQSLGDYVLAHAYVREDHVLDDDLPVTVPIPALAEIQLALQEAVAEVTHLEGLETKTIMRTGTVFTIDNRNWELRDQSEITRRLSQSRAIALDMESATIAANGFRFRVPYGTLLCVSDKPLHGELKLPGMASDFYRTQVNRHLLIGLKAMEILRNQPVERLHSRKLRSFAETAFQ from the coding sequence ATGAAACTCATCACTCCGCCCACCATACCGCTGAAATCCTTCTCCGATCCGGTCAAGGCTTGGGAGTATGTCTGCGAAATCTATGACCGCAACACGGGCTTCATCCGCGACCATCTGCTCAACCTGACCAAGGGACAGGTGCCTCCGGGCAAGGTTCGTGCCCATTACCCCAAGGTGCAGGTGCTTTCGACAAGCTTCCAGCAACAGGCCAATTCGCGCCTTGCCTATGGCTTTCTGCACAGCCCCGGGCTTTATCAGACCACGCTGACCCAGCCGGCGCTGTTTCATAAGTACCTTATCGAGAATTTTTCGCTCATCCTCAAGAACCACGGCGGCAAGATAGAGGTCGGAGAATCCGAAACCCCCATTCCGCTCCATTTCGCCGTCGATCCGAAAGAGCGGGTTGAGGGCGATACGCTCCTCGATATCGGTGTGCCGTTGCGCGACCTGTTCGACGTCCCCGATCTGGCCCACATGGACGATGAAATCGCCAACGGCACGTTTATCCCGCCTTCGGGTGGCCCCTACCCGCTTGCCGCCTTCACCGGACCGCGCGTCGATTATTCGCTGCACCGGCTCAACCACTACACCGGAACGGTCCCCGACCATTTCCAGAACTTCGTGATCTTCACAAACTACCAGTTCTATATTGAGGAATTCACCCGGCTCGCCCATCAGTGGATGAGCGAAGGGCACGAATTCTATGAAAGCTTTGTCGAACCGGGAAACGTTATAACGACCAATAGCCGCCTTGGCGGAGGAACCGATGGCACGCTGCCCGCCCGCCAGCCTCAGATGCCCGCCTATCACCTGACGGCGCCTAACGGTCGCGGCATTACGATGATAAACATTGGTGTAGGGCCATCCAACGCCAAGACGGCAACGGACCATATCGCTGTCCTGCGCCCCCATGCCTGGCTGATGCTCGGACACTGCGCCGGCCTGCGCAACTCGCAGTCTTTGGGCGATTACGTTCTGGCGCACGCCTATGTTCGCGAGGATCACGTTCTCGACGACGACCTGCCCGTCACGGTCCCGATTCCAGCACTGGCCGAAATTCAGCTTGCTCTGCAGGAAGCTGTGGCCGAGGTCACGCATCTTGAGGGCCTGGAAACCAAGACCATCATGCGCACCGGTACGGTCTTCACCATCGACAACCGCAACTGGGAGTTGCGGGACCAGAGCGAAATCACCCGCCGTCTGTCACAATCGCGCGCCATCGCGCTGGACATGGAGAGCGCCACGATCGCTGCCAATGGTTTCCGCTTCCGTGTCCCTTACGGCACCCTCCTCTGCGTCTCAGACAAGCCCCTGCACGGCGAACTCAAGCTCCCCGGCATGGCCTCTGACTTCTATCGCACCCAGGTTAACCGCCACCTGCTGATCGGCCTCAAAGCCATGGAAATCCTGCGCAATCAGCCCGTCGAACGGCTGCATTCACGCAAGTTGCGGTCCTTTGCCGAAACGGCATTCCAATAA
- a CDS encoding NADP-dependent malic enzyme codes for MTDEPRDPQKALKEAALHFHQHPKPGKIEIVPTKPLANQRDLALAYSPGVAAPCEEIAADPETAALYTSRGNLVAVISNGTAVLGLGNIGALASKPVMEGKSVLFKKFAGIDSIDIEIDEQDPKKFIETVAPMWPSFGGINLEDIKAPDCFEIEEALRERMPIPVFHDDQHGTAIIVAAAVLNGLKIAGKDISKVKICTSGAGAAAIACLNMLMAVGAKRENIWVADREGLVTTRRDNSVDRWRGAFAQDSDKTSLAEVMEGADIFLGLSAAGALKREMLKDMAENPLILALSNPVPEIMPEIAIEERPDAMICTGRSDYPNQVNNVLCFPFIFRGALDVGATTINEEMKAAAAHAIAKLAHEPVLESVPGSPSTFGRDYLIPNPFDQRLILRIAPAVAKAAMDSGVARRPVADFDAYKDSLNRFVFRSGMVMKPMIERAKGAGQRIAFADGEDERVLRATQVVLEEGIAQPILIGRPFVIEQRIERFGLQLTPGKDFEIINPEDDPRYKEYVAEFHSLVGRSGVTPDTARTIVRTNTTIIGALAVKRGDADGLICGLQGRYIKHVRDIKSVVGLSDGVSDVSALSMLIMPRGAFFLADTYVNMDPSADEIVSITLQARDHLRRFNIEAKAALLSYSNFGSREGASSDKMKAAYDKLKRVAPDLIVEGEMQGDLALNQGLRERYIPDSVLKGEANLLVFPNLESANLSMTLLKELNNALPVGPILMGTRNPAHILAPSVTSRGIVNMTAITANESLALKR; via the coding sequence ATGACGGACGAACCGCGCGATCCGCAGAAGGCGCTTAAAGAAGCTGCCCTGCATTTCCACCAGCATCCCAAGCCCGGCAAGATCGAGATTGTTCCGACCAAGCCGCTGGCAAACCAACGTGATCTGGCTCTTGCATATTCGCCGGGTGTCGCGGCACCGTGCGAGGAAATTGCGGCAGATCCGGAAACGGCGGCGCTCTACACCTCGCGTGGCAATCTCGTGGCGGTCATTTCCAACGGCACGGCGGTTCTCGGGCTGGGCAATATCGGGGCGTTGGCATCCAAGCCAGTGATGGAAGGCAAGTCAGTCCTTTTCAAAAAGTTTGCCGGTATCGATTCAATCGATATCGAGATCGACGAGCAGGATCCCAAGAAGTTCATCGAAACCGTTGCGCCGATGTGGCCCTCGTTCGGCGGCATCAATCTTGAAGACATCAAGGCGCCGGATTGCTTCGAGATCGAGGAAGCGCTGCGCGAGCGCATGCCGATTCCGGTTTTTCACGACGATCAGCACGGTACGGCCATTATCGTTGCGGCTGCGGTCCTCAACGGGCTCAAGATTGCCGGAAAGGACATTTCCAAGGTCAAGATTTGCACCTCCGGTGCCGGCGCGGCTGCCATCGCCTGCCTGAACATGCTGATGGCGGTGGGCGCCAAGCGGGAAAACATCTGGGTGGCCGATCGCGAAGGACTGGTGACGACGCGACGCGACAACTCCGTGGATCGTTGGCGGGGGGCTTTCGCTCAGGACAGCGACAAGACATCGCTTGCTGAGGTTATGGAAGGTGCCGATATCTTCCTCGGCCTTTCCGCGGCCGGTGCGCTGAAGCGAGAGATGCTCAAGGATATGGCGGAGAATCCCCTGATCCTGGCGCTATCCAATCCGGTGCCGGAAATCATGCCCGAGATCGCCATTGAAGAACGGCCGGATGCAATGATCTGCACAGGGCGATCCGACTACCCAAATCAGGTCAACAACGTCCTGTGCTTTCCGTTCATCTTCCGCGGTGCGCTCGATGTCGGTGCAACCACGATCAATGAAGAAATGAAGGCCGCCGCCGCTCATGCGATCGCCAAGCTGGCGCATGAGCCGGTGCTCGAGTCGGTTCCAGGGTCTCCATCGACTTTCGGCCGGGATTATCTCATCCCCAATCCGTTCGATCAGCGCCTCATTCTGCGTATTGCGCCCGCCGTTGCGAAGGCCGCGATGGATTCGGGCGTCGCGCGGCGTCCCGTAGCCGATTTCGACGCCTACAAGGACAGTCTCAATCGGTTCGTTTTCCGCTCGGGCATGGTGATGAAGCCGATGATCGAGCGCGCCAAGGGCGCCGGTCAGCGCATTGCGTTTGCCGATGGTGAAGACGAACGCGTACTGCGGGCCACGCAGGTGGTGCTCGAAGAGGGCATCGCGCAGCCAATTCTTATTGGACGGCCGTTTGTCATCGAGCAGCGAATCGAACGCTTCGGGCTGCAGCTGACGCCGGGCAAGGATTTCGAGATTATCAATCCCGAAGACGATCCGCGCTACAAGGAATATGTCGCCGAGTTCCATTCGCTCGTTGGGCGTTCGGGCGTCACACCCGATACGGCGCGTACGATCGTGCGCACCAATACCACGATCATCGGGGCGCTCGCCGTCAAGCGCGGCGATGCCGATGGGCTGATATGCGGTCTTCAGGGGCGTTACATCAAGCACGTGCGCGATATCAAATCCGTTGTCGGGCTGTCGGACGGCGTTTCGGACGTTTCGGCACTCTCAATGCTTATCATGCCGCGCGGGGCATTTTTCCTTGCCGATACCTATGTGAACATGGACCCGAGCGCTGACGAGATCGTATCGATTACGCTTCAGGCGCGCGACCATCTCAGGCGCTTCAATATTGAAGCCAAGGCAGCGCTGCTGAGCTATTCGAACTTCGGCTCTCGCGAGGGGGCATCGTCAGACAAGATGAAAGCCGCCTATGACAAGCTCAAGCGCGTAGCGCCGGACCTCATTGTCGAAGGCGAAATGCAGGGCGACCTGGCGCTCAACCAGGGGCTGCGTGAACGCTACATTCCCGACTCGGTGCTCAAGGGCGAAGCCAATCTGCTGGTGTTCCCGAACCTTGAAAGTGCGAATCTTTCCATGACCTTGCTCAAGGAATTGAACAATGCGCTTCCGGTCGGTCCGATCCTGATGGGCACACGAAATCCTGCGCATATCCTTGCGCCTTCGGTGACCAGCCGCGGAATCGTGAACATGACCGCGATCACTGCCAATGAGAGCCTGGCGCTCAAACGCTGA